The following are from one region of the Mangifera indica cultivar Alphonso chromosome 14, CATAS_Mindica_2.1, whole genome shotgun sequence genome:
- the LOC123196029 gene encoding disease resistance protein RPM1-like translates to MAETAVMFVLDKLMPFFATEVQLMTGGREEAIYVRAELERMKVFLRVADCLEETDEEVKVWVKQIRDVAHDIEDVLDEFSLLLTHNHGDGFYGFLHKLSCCIKNMKARYRIGHEIQSINSRIRRICEGQQRLRQKFRAAQQAASSSANTWNDRRGDALLLDETDLVGIDGPKEKVAGLLVKGGSGRQVVSLAGMGGMGKTTLAKQVYDDRQVKKHFTTHAWITVTRNFKTEELLKDMLRQLFRAIRKSVPKAVQTMSSYELKKIIKDFLEERRYLIVLDDVWHINDWDALKYALPTNNCGSRVMLTTRNVDLAFTSRIESEGRVYNMQPLPPEESWKLFCTKTFHGNTNICPPHLEEICRCILKKCEGLPLAIVAIGGVLAAKDWRRIDEWEMVHRSLGAEIEGNDKLKNLKKVLSLSFNDLPCYLKACFLYLSIFPEGHLIERNILVRLWTAEGFVEAKEGKTLEEVAEEYFNELLNRSLMEVVGTTSDSRVKHCRIHDLLREIIISKSREHNIVAIAKENINQNAIWPDKVRRLSVHNTLQNIQQNRCVNSSQLRSLFMFGIVEKPCLHALFPSGFKLLGVLDIRGTSVTKFPIEVVSLYYLKYLSLRDTKVKTIPRYIGKLQNLETLDLKHAYVTELPFEIINLKNLRHLLVYRYEYETYTISKFGFKSLEKIGVLQSLQKLCFIEATHVETLHELSKLTQLRRLGVLKLRKQDGKTLCSSIEHLTNLRALSIISTDENEIIDLQHLCHPPQFLQRIYLTGRLESVPHWLTYVYSLVRVYMKWSRLKEDPLVFLQNLPNLVHLELLQVYEGDTLCFMAGGFKKLKQLGLDKFDELRFVEIQKGAMPGIEKLSIQRCKSLRKVPLGIEHLSELKVLEFFDMPHKLLKTIYRDEEDGDYWRVAHIPDVYSTYWRDGGWEVYSLESFSEGESAPLLNTIIKSSELETRWK, encoded by the coding sequence ATGGCCGAAACAGCGGTGATGTTTGTACTGGATAAGCTTATGCCCTTCTTCGCAACCGAGGTGCAGCTGATGACAGGTGGTCGAGAAGAAGCCATCTACGTGCGCGCAGAACTGGAGCGCATGAAGGTCTTCTTGAGAGTCGCCGATTGTTTAGAAGAGACTGATGAAGAAGTCAAAGTTTGGGTGAAGCAAATCAGAGATGTTGCTCACGATATCGAAGATGTTCTAGATGAGTTCTCTCTTCTTCTTACTCACAATCACGGTGATGGTTTCTACGGCTTTTTGCACAAGCTTTCGTGTTGCATTAAGAACATGAAGGCTCGTTATCGGATAGGGCACGAAATCCAGAGCATCAACTCGAGAATCAGAAGAATTTGTGAGGGACAACAGAGACTCCGTCAGAAATTCCGAGCAGCTCAACAGGCTGCTTCGAGCTCGGCCAATACATGGAACGACCGTCGCGGAGACGCCCTTCTATTGGACGAGACTGATTTGGTTGGCATTGATGGGCCGAAAGAGAAAGTGGCGGGGTTGCTGGTGAAGGGCGGTTCAGGCCGCCAAGTGGTTTCTTTAGCAGGGATGGGAGGGATGGGCAAAACAACTCTGGCGAAACAAGTCTATGACGATCGACAAGTGAAGAAACACTTCACAACCCATGCCTGGATTACTGTTACAAGAAACTTCAAGACGGAGGAGCTTCTTAAAGATATGCTTCGGCAGCTTTTCCGAGCGATCAGAAAGTCTGTTCCGAAGGCTGTGCAGACGATGAGCAGTTatgaattgaagaaaataataaaggaTTTTCTTGAGGAAAGGAGGTATTTGATTGTTCTTGACGATGTGTGGCATATAAATGATTGGGATGCACTGAAATATGCTTTGCCCACCAACAATTGCGGCAGCCGAGTGATGCTCACAACGCGTAATGTTGATTTAGCCTTCACTTCGAGAATAGAATCCGAAGGTCGAGTTTATAATATGCAACCATTGCCTCCGGAGGAATCCTGGAAACTTTTCTGCACCAAAACCTTTCATGGGAACACAAACATTTGCCCTCCTCACCTGGAGGAAATATGTAGGTGTATTTTGAAGAAATGTGAAGGGCTTCCTCTTGCGATAGTTGCGATTGGTGGGGTTTTGGCTGCGAAAGATTGGCGAAGGATTGATGAATGGGAGATGGTTCACCGGAGTCTTGGAGCTGAGATTGAAGGCAATGACAAACTCAAGAATTTGAAGAAAGTTTTGTCTCTCAGCTTCAATGATTTACCATGCTATTTAAAAGCATGTTTTCTTTACTTGAGCATCTTTCCTGAAGGTCATTTAATCGAACGAAATATTCTGGTTCGGCTGTGGACTGCTGAAGGATTCGTTGAAGCTAAAGAAGGAAAGACCCTAGAAGAAGTTGCGGAGGAATACTTCAATGAGCTCTTGAACAGAAGCCTGATGGAAGTTGTTGGAACAACAAGCGACAGCAGAGTCAAGCACTGCAGAATTCACGACCTTCTGAGAGAAATCATTATCTCAAAGTCCAGAGAGCACAACATTGTGGCCATAGCTAAAGAAAACATCAATCAGAACGCAATATGGCCAGACAAAGTTCGACGATTATCAGTTCACAATACACTTCAAAATATTCAGCAAAACAGGTGTGTTAATTCATCTCAATTGCGTTCTCTGTTCATGTTTGGGATAGTTGAAAAGCCATGCTTGCACGCACTTTTTCCTAGTGGGTTTAAGCTTCTTGGCGTACTGGACATTCGAGGCACATCAGTCACCAAATTTCCCATTGAAGTAGTAAGCTTGTATTATTTGAAGTACCTGAGCTTGAGGGACACCAAGGTGAAAACGATTCCAAGATACATAGGGAAGCTTCAGAACCTCGAGACATTAGATCTTAAACATGCCTATGTCACTGAATTGCCATTTGAGATAATCAACCTCAAAAACCTTCGGCATCTGCTGGTTTATCGATATGAATATGAGACTTATACTATTTCTAAATTTGGATTCAAAAGTTTAGAGAAGATTGGTGTTCTTCAATCTTTACAAAAGCTTTGTTTTATCGAGGCAACCCATGTTGAGACACTGCACGAGCTTAGCAAGTTAACTCAACTTAGAAGACTCGGTGTTCTAAAGTTGAGAAAACAAGATGGAAAAACACTGTGCTCGTCTATCGAGCATTTGACGAACCTTCGGGCATTGTCGATAATTTCGACAGATGAGAACGAGATTATTGATCTTCAGCACCTTTGTCATCCACCTCAGTTCCTTCAAAGAATCTACTTGACAGGACGGCTAGAGAGTGTACCTCATTGGCTAACTTATGTTTACAGCCTGGTTAGAGTCTATATGAAATGGAGCAGATTAAAGGAAGATCCACTGGTGTTTCTGCAGAATCTTCCAAATCTTGTTCACCTCGAACTGCTTCAAGTATACGAAGGAGACACCCTCTGCTTCATGGCTGGTGGGTTCAAGAAGCTGAAGCAATTGGGTCTGGACAAGTTTGATGAGCTCAGATTTGTGGAAATACAAAAGGGAGCAATGCCAGGCATTGAAAAGCTTAGCATTCAGCGATGTAAGTCATTACGGAAAGTGCCGCTGGGAATTGAGCATCTGAGCGAGTTGAAGGTGCTTGAGTTTTTTGACATGCCACATAAATTGCTAAAGACGATTTACCGAGATGAAGAAGATGGAGATTATTGGCGAGTTGCACACATTCCTGACGTGTATTCAACCTACTGGAGAGACGGGGGTTGGGAAGTTTATTCACTGGAGAGTTTTAGTGAAGGGGAAAGTGCTCCACTGCTTAACACCATCATCAAAAGCAGTGAACTTGAGACTCGTTGGAAGTAA